The proteins below come from a single Gimesia alba genomic window:
- a CDS encoding gamma-glutamyl-gamma-aminobutyrate hydrolase family protein has protein sequence MSKKPLIGITGDYRAEQKEAQALSWFYTGYYDSVTDAGGIPMMIPPLADDDDLKQFLNQLDGLVLSGCTLDLDPVRLGFEKHPASRAMPLRREDFDRRICTMAMEMKMPILAIGSGMQMMNVISGGTLHQHVTEDVPGAMYHRDGVESNLRHIINIVPGTRVDKMYGPGEIRVNSQHHMAVNYISKMFVVSATAPDGVVEAIEVPDEDWFCVGVQWHPQNHSASALDMQVFENFLTACEEPEPQILQMPVRKAA, from the coding sequence ATGTCGAAAAAGCCCTTGATCGGAATTACCGGAGACTACCGCGCTGAGCAAAAAGAAGCACAGGCGTTAAGCTGGTTTTATACCGGCTATTATGATTCTGTAACCGATGCTGGTGGGATTCCTATGATGATTCCCCCGTTGGCTGATGATGATGACTTAAAACAGTTTTTGAATCAATTGGATGGTCTGGTGCTTTCAGGGTGTACTCTGGACCTTGATCCCGTTCGTCTGGGATTTGAAAAACATCCCGCCTCTCGGGCGATGCCTCTGCGTCGTGAAGACTTTGATCGCCGGATCTGCACTATGGCAATGGAAATGAAAATGCCTATTCTGGCAATCGGTTCCGGCATGCAGATGATGAACGTAATCAGTGGCGGAACGCTGCATCAGCATGTGACGGAAGATGTTCCCGGAGCGATGTATCACCGCGATGGAGTGGAATCCAATCTAAGACATATTATCAATATTGTTCCCGGTACGCGGGTCGATAAAATGTACGGCCCGGGTGAAATTCGAGTGAATAGCCAGCACCATATGGCTGTGAATTATATTTCTAAAATGTTTGTGGTTTCAGCGACAGCCCCCGATGGTGTCGTCGAAGCAATCGAAGTTCCTGATGAAGACTGGTTCTGTGTAGGCGTGCAATGGCATCCGCAAAATCATTCTGCGTCTGCCTTGGATATGCAGGTCTTCGAAAACTTCCTGACGGCTTGTGAAGAGCCCGAACCACAAATTCTGCAAATGCCTGTCCGCAAGGCTGCCTGA
- a CDS encoding MFS transporter, whose product MSHAYRCLICLTLTHIIVDASAIIVGPLWGELKRVHSLTENTLFMVLTIHALASSLAQPVFGYLRDRYPIKSILWLGPLLGAALMPMVGPANSVLVLSVALLLGGIGIGSFHPEAAVVAGSLIPERRTRSLSLFMFGGAMGLALGPLICGAIVSTWGLSSIWVLAPLYSGLIIFLYQFGKPPAALFERDRKKKAQSLSQMLEGRVFLAFFLFLVCSLRLVPNMAMDKLISFILENQGASAFEIGMTQSVFLFSASAGMLLMAFRFKSGHEKAFMIACPLLGIPLMLVLGWEGCPTWLMTLLLIPSGLILWGTSPAMVSYSHQLFPNGGGVASAITMGMAWGGGGMIQAKITSHFVALDVPHQAFHAIIPCLILATLGTLFLPAVATRTQPQSEAVEAT is encoded by the coding sequence ATGTCTCACGCCTATCGTTGTTTGATCTGTCTCACGCTGACTCACATCATCGTTGATGCTTCGGCGATCATTGTTGGCCCCTTGTGGGGTGAGTTGAAACGTGTGCATTCATTAACTGAGAACACATTGTTCATGGTGTTGACCATTCATGCGCTTGCATCCTCTCTCGCGCAGCCGGTCTTTGGATATCTGCGCGATCGGTATCCGATCAAATCGATTCTGTGGCTGGGACCATTACTGGGAGCGGCACTGATGCCGATGGTGGGGCCGGCCAACAGCGTACTCGTGTTGAGTGTGGCGCTCTTACTGGGGGGAATTGGCATTGGGTCTTTTCATCCGGAAGCGGCGGTGGTGGCTGGATCATTAATACCAGAACGCCGCACACGGAGTCTGTCGCTGTTCATGTTTGGCGGCGCCATGGGTTTGGCGCTGGGGCCGCTGATTTGTGGTGCGATTGTTTCGACCTGGGGGCTGTCCAGTATCTGGGTGTTGGCGCCCCTGTATTCCGGGCTGATTATTTTCCTGTACCAGTTTGGAAAGCCGCCTGCCGCCCTGTTTGAACGGGATCGGAAGAAAAAGGCACAGTCGCTGTCGCAGATGCTGGAAGGACGCGTCTTTTTAGCGTTCTTTCTGTTTCTGGTCTGTTCGCTCAGGCTGGTGCCGAATATGGCGATGGATAAACTGATTTCCTTCATCCTTGAAAATCAGGGCGCGTCGGCTTTTGAGATTGGGATGACGCAATCGGTGTTCCTGTTTTCCGCCAGTGCAGGAATGTTGTTGATGGCGTTCCGTTTCAAGTCGGGCCATGAAAAAGCATTTATGATTGCCTGTCCGCTGCTGGGAATCCCGTTGATGTTGGTACTCGGATGGGAAGGCTGTCCGACATGGCTGATGACGTTACTTCTGATTCCCAGTGGTTTAATTCTATGGGGGACCAGCCCGGCGATGGTTTCCTATTCACATCAACTGTTTCCGAATGGAGGCGGAGTGGCTTCGGCGATTACGATGGGAATGGCCTGGGGGGGAGGCGGTATGATCCAGGCCAAAATTACGAGTCACTTTGTAGCCCTGGATGTTCCGCATCAGGCGTTTCATGCCATCATTCCCTGCCTGATTCTGGCGACCCTGGGCACGCTGTTCCTGCCTGCAGTGGCAACACGAACGCAACCTCAGTCAGAAGCGGTAGAGGCTACTTAA
- the dnaE gene encoding DNA polymerase III subunit alpha — protein sequence MSDPRPFAHLHCHTHFSMLDGASRIPEMVSKVKEAGMDSLAITDHGNLYGAMDFYQQCRSQDVNPILGLEAYIAPRSRFEKGASRMKEASFHLTLLAQNRQGFENLIKLSSTSYLEGFYYKPRIDKEILEAHSEGLILLTGCAAGELSHHILGENWEEAEKLCAWYEKVFGDRVYMEVQNAGLEIQRQCLEGTVDLANKMGLPLVATNDAHYVDQKDAVAQDVLLCVSTRSVVSDEKRMKMTGDQFFVRTQDEMYDAFPGLEHAVARTQELAERVDIQMSDKKFYPVFQPPDGMTDTQYLRKLCEERLPLKYGDELTQAHWDRLHLELGVIEQMGYSSYFLIVWDFVQFAENEGIPCTARGSACGAIVAFLLGMSQVCPLKYDLLFERFLDPSRSEPPDIDIDFCRDRRQLVIDYTKQKYGEKSVAQIGTFGTLKAKAAIRDVGRALGVPLARVNEIAKMIPDSLGIKLKDALTESPDLQTAYDQDSEVKQLLDLAMQLEGLCRSAGTHAAGVVVADLPLSEVVPLQTITGKTDIITQWDGPTVESVGLLKMDFLGLRNLTILDKAVQNVKKHCGIDINPHKLPLDDKETFELLQRGETKGIFQLESGGMRDLLTKMRPDKFEDIIATSALYRPGPLEGGMVMQYVDVKHNRIPIPKVHPIVDEILDETYGVMVYQEQVMRILNRVGGIELSAAYRCIKAISKKKLKIIADFRDQYLAGAKENDVDVKLATDLFEMIEKFAGYGFNKSHSTAYGGVAYATAYLKAHYPKEFMAALLSCGMESHERINEHVDDCRRMKIEVLPPDINHSDVEFSVEGEKIRFGMGAIKGVGEQVLEAVVEDREENGPFLNLYNLCERVDPKTLNKSTLEILIKAGALSSLGGNQAQLMLSVERAVQSALNIHRDRARGQKSLFDDEPAADESGGAEETLLPEAEDWPRAQKLGAEKEVFGFYLTSHPLAEMGTALTKYAQHQTNELAEMDDREEVILAGMVSSIKMAATKKPSKNGNTRYANFDLEDPHGLVRCIMWPEQFASMGEKVKMEAMVIIKGKIDKRGREPNVIVDQLLTLNDARKQFTDRLAINFKRGVHTRQDMVNVHDVLTQYPGQTEVLLVVDSVDQEKPNTHLRYVLNPPGSMRVSCSNEFENQLTAVIGESHIHFHTPIKKKNTGGSMGR from the coding sequence ATGAGCGACCCACGCCCTTTTGCTCATCTACATTGTCATACCCATTTCAGTATGCTGGATGGGGCCAGCCGCATCCCTGAAATGGTAAGTAAAGTCAAAGAAGCCGGCATGGATTCGCTGGCGATCACCGACCACGGCAATCTGTACGGCGCGATGGACTTTTACCAGCAGTGTCGCAGTCAGGATGTAAATCCGATCTTGGGACTGGAAGCGTATATCGCCCCCCGCAGCCGCTTCGAAAAAGGGGCTTCGCGGATGAAAGAGGCCAGTTTTCACCTGACATTGCTGGCACAGAATCGGCAGGGCTTTGAAAATCTAATCAAACTTTCTTCCACATCGTATCTCGAAGGCTTTTATTACAAACCCCGTATCGACAAGGAAATCCTCGAAGCCCATAGCGAAGGCCTGATCCTGCTCACAGGCTGTGCAGCAGGAGAACTGTCGCACCATATCCTGGGAGAAAACTGGGAAGAAGCAGAAAAGCTCTGCGCCTGGTACGAAAAAGTATTTGGCGACCGGGTTTATATGGAAGTACAGAATGCGGGGCTGGAGATCCAGCGGCAGTGCCTGGAAGGAACAGTCGATCTGGCTAATAAAATGGGGCTGCCTCTTGTCGCCACCAACGACGCCCATTATGTCGACCAGAAAGACGCCGTCGCCCAAGACGTTCTGCTGTGTGTCAGTACGCGCTCAGTCGTGAGTGATGAAAAACGGATGAAAATGACCGGCGATCAGTTTTTCGTCCGCACCCAGGATGAAATGTACGATGCCTTTCCAGGATTGGAACACGCGGTCGCACGCACACAGGAACTGGCGGAACGGGTTGACATTCAGATGTCAGATAAAAAATTCTACCCGGTCTTCCAGCCACCTGACGGCATGACCGATACGCAATACCTGCGCAAACTCTGTGAAGAGCGCCTGCCGCTGAAATATGGCGACGAACTGACACAGGCCCACTGGGATCGACTACACCTCGAACTGGGTGTGATTGAGCAAATGGGTTATTCCAGCTACTTCCTGATCGTCTGGGACTTCGTCCAGTTTGCGGAAAACGAAGGAATCCCCTGTACGGCCCGTGGTTCGGCCTGTGGGGCAATCGTGGCCTTCCTGTTGGGAATGTCACAGGTCTGCCCGCTGAAATATGACCTGCTGTTTGAACGATTCCTGGACCCCAGCCGTTCGGAACCACCCGATATCGATATCGACTTCTGTCGCGACCGCCGTCAGTTGGTGATCGATTACACCAAACAAAAATACGGCGAGAAAAGTGTGGCGCAAATCGGCACGTTTGGTACTCTCAAAGCGAAAGCCGCCATTCGAGACGTCGGACGCGCGCTGGGTGTCCCGCTGGCACGTGTGAACGAAATCGCCAAGATGATTCCTGACTCACTCGGAATCAAACTCAAGGACGCGCTCACAGAAAGTCCCGATCTGCAAACCGCCTACGATCAGGATTCGGAAGTCAAACAACTCCTCGATCTGGCAATGCAACTCGAAGGCTTATGCCGTAGTGCCGGTACTCATGCGGCGGGGGTTGTGGTCGCCGACCTGCCTCTCTCTGAAGTCGTCCCGCTGCAGACCATTACCGGCAAGACAGACATCATCACCCAGTGGGATGGCCCCACCGTTGAATCGGTGGGCCTGCTCAAGATGGACTTCCTCGGTTTGCGCAACCTGACGATTCTGGACAAAGCCGTTCAGAACGTAAAAAAACATTGCGGCATCGATATCAATCCTCACAAGCTGCCTCTGGATGACAAGGAAACGTTCGAACTCCTGCAGCGGGGAGAAACCAAAGGGATCTTCCAGTTGGAAAGTGGCGGGATGCGTGACCTACTGACCAAGATGCGTCCCGACAAATTCGAAGACATCATCGCGACCTCCGCCTTGTATCGCCCGGGACCTCTGGAAGGGGGGATGGTGATGCAGTACGTTGATGTAAAGCACAACCGGATTCCGATCCCGAAAGTGCATCCGATTGTGGATGAAATTCTGGACGAGACCTACGGCGTGATGGTCTACCAGGAACAAGTCATGCGGATTCTAAACCGTGTGGGAGGCATCGAGCTTTCAGCCGCGTATCGCTGTATCAAAGCCATCAGTAAGAAAAAACTGAAGATCATCGCCGACTTCCGCGATCAATATCTGGCGGGTGCCAAAGAAAACGATGTAGACGTCAAACTGGCAACCGATCTGTTCGAGATGATCGAAAAATTTGCCGGTTACGGATTTAACAAATCGCACTCGACTGCCTACGGCGGCGTGGCTTATGCGACTGCCTATCTCAAAGCACATTACCCCAAAGAATTCATGGCGGCACTCCTTTCCTGCGGAATGGAAAGTCACGAGCGCATCAACGAACATGTCGATGACTGCCGCCGCATGAAAATTGAAGTACTGCCCCCCGATATCAATCACTCGGACGTCGAATTCAGCGTCGAAGGCGAGAAAATTCGTTTCGGTATGGGAGCCATCAAAGGGGTCGGCGAACAGGTACTGGAAGCGGTTGTCGAAGATCGTGAAGAGAACGGACCATTCCTGAATCTGTACAATCTCTGCGAACGGGTCGACCCCAAAACGTTGAATAAAAGTACGCTCGAAATTCTGATCAAAGCGGGCGCGCTCAGCAGCCTGGGAGGCAACCAGGCACAATTGATGCTGTCTGTCGAGCGGGCCGTCCAGTCAGCCCTGAATATTCATCGAGACCGAGCACGCGGGCAGAAAAGTCTCTTTGACGACGAACCCGCGGCTGATGAATCAGGCGGCGCTGAGGAAACATTATTACCGGAAGCGGAGGATTGGCCTCGTGCCCAGAAACTGGGTGCGGAAAAAGAAGTCTTCGGTTTTTACCTCACATCACACCCGCTGGCCGAAATGGGAACTGCACTTACCAAGTATGCGCAACACCAGACAAACGAGCTGGCGGAGATGGATGATCGCGAAGAAGTCATCCTGGCTGGCATGGTTTCCTCGATCAAAATGGCTGCTACCAAAAAGCCAAGCAAGAACGGGAATACTCGTTACGCTAACTTTGACCTCGAAGACCCCCACGGCCTGGTTCGCTGCATCATGTGGCCCGAACAGTTCGCATCTATGGGCGAAAAAGTCAAAATGGAAGCGATGGTGATTATCAAAGGAAAAATTGATAAACGGGGCAGGGAACCGAATGTGATCGTTGATCAGCTGCTGACCCTGAATGATGCCCGCAAGCAGTTCACCGACCGGCTGGCCATCAATTTTAAACGCGGTGTTCACACACGCCAGGATATGGTCAACGTGCATGATGTGCTGACACAGTACCCGGGACAGACAGAAGTCCTTCTCGTCGTTGATTCCGTCGACCAGGAGAAACCCAATACCCACTTGCGCTATGTTCTGAATCCTCCCGGCAGCATGCGTGTTTCCTGCAGTAATGAATTTGAAAACCAGCTGACGGCTGTCATCGGTGAGAGTCATATTCACTTCCATACTCCGATTAAGAAAAAAAATACAGGTGGAAGTATGGGCCGCTAA
- the tsaE gene encoding tRNA (adenosine(37)-N6)-threonylcarbamoyltransferase complex ATPase subunit type 1 TsaE has protein sequence MDTASEWTFQSTSETETQRLGTMLAKLLEPGTVIALNGNLGAGKTRLVQAIAEALGVDRAEVNSPTFVLIQEYQGNLPLYHFDTYRLQDTDEFLELGADDLLYANGVCLIEWADKVAEVLPRDLLQINIEHSSETARTFHFKGQGPRSTKIVDALKREDPA, from the coding sequence TTGGACACTGCTTCAGAGTGGACCTTTCAATCAACCAGTGAAACAGAGACCCAACGCCTGGGAACCATGCTGGCAAAACTGCTCGAGCCGGGTACTGTGATTGCTTTAAATGGCAATCTGGGTGCAGGAAAAACCCGTCTGGTTCAGGCAATTGCAGAGGCGCTGGGCGTGGATCGAGCGGAGGTCAATAGCCCCACATTTGTTCTGATCCAGGAATACCAGGGAAATCTGCCGCTGTATCACTTCGATACCTACCGCTTGCAGGATACCGATGAATTTCTGGAACTGGGTGCCGATGACCTGCTGTATGCAAATGGCGTCTGCCTGATCGAATGGGCCGACAAAGTCGCGGAAGTCTTGCCGCGGGATTTACTGCAAATCAACATCGAACACAGTTCTGAAACAGCACGTACTTTTCACTTCAAGGGGCAGGGCCCCCGTTCAACCAAAATCGTCGATGCCCTCAAACGAGAAGACCCTGCATGA
- the bioB gene encoding biotin synthase BioB, which produces MNTQVNSSPSRWQTLADQVLSGYQITHEEGLEILNSSDDELLDLLAATFRIRQNAFGKQVQLYYLKNAKSGLCPEDCGYCSQARGSKAEIPKYRMLNEEKLLDGAKAADEAKAGTYCIVASGRGPTDKEVDHVASVVEKIKSSYDLRICCCLGLLNEDQAKRLQQAGVNRINHNLNTSREYYEKICTTHTYEDRLQTLKVARDAGMELCSGLIVGMGETPEDIVDATFELRELETKSIPVNFLNSIDGTSLEAVDELDPRYCLKALCLFRMAHPNTEIRIAGGREVNLRSMQAMGLYAANSMFVSDYLTTKGQAAEADYEMIADLGFEVIVSGHEMKATDAAPELAAQSESY; this is translated from the coding sequence ATGAACACTCAGGTTAATTCGTCTCCTTCACGCTGGCAGACTCTCGCGGATCAAGTTCTGTCCGGTTATCAGATTACCCACGAGGAAGGGTTGGAGATCCTGAATTCTTCTGATGATGAGTTGTTGGACTTATTAGCTGCCACATTCCGAATCCGGCAGAACGCATTTGGCAAACAGGTCCAGCTCTATTACCTGAAAAATGCGAAAAGCGGACTCTGCCCCGAAGATTGCGGCTATTGCTCACAGGCCCGTGGCTCGAAAGCAGAGATCCCCAAATACCGCATGCTGAATGAAGAGAAGCTGCTGGACGGCGCCAAAGCCGCCGATGAAGCCAAAGCGGGCACCTATTGCATCGTCGCCAGTGGTCGTGGACCGACAGACAAAGAAGTTGACCACGTTGCATCCGTCGTCGAAAAAATAAAATCATCATACGACCTGCGAATTTGCTGCTGCCTGGGACTGTTAAACGAAGATCAAGCCAAACGCCTGCAACAGGCCGGCGTGAATCGCATCAACCACAATCTCAACACCAGCCGCGAGTATTACGAAAAGATCTGTACCACTCATACCTACGAAGATCGCCTGCAAACCCTCAAAGTCGCCCGGGATGCCGGCATGGAACTCTGTAGCGGCCTGATTGTCGGCATGGGCGAAACTCCGGAAGACATTGTCGATGCCACATTCGAATTGCGTGAGCTGGAGACAAAATCGATTCCGGTCAACTTTCTGAATTCGATTGATGGGACTTCACTGGAAGCCGTTGACGAACTCGATCCCCGGTATTGCCTCAAAGCACTCTGTCTGTTCAGAATGGCACATCCCAACACGGAAATCCGCATTGCCGGCGGTCGCGAAGTCAACCTGCGATCCATGCAGGCCATGGGATTGTACGCCGCCAATTCCATGTTTGTCAGCGATTATCTGACAACCAAAGGACAGGCCGCGGAAGCCGATTACGAAATGATTGCCGATCTTGGATTTGAAGTCATCGTTTCCGGCCACGAGATGAAAGCAACTGATGCAGCTCCCGAGTTGGCTGCCCAGAGTGAATCTTATTAA
- a CDS encoding NAD-dependent epimerase/dehydratase family protein: MTVESEEKLLVTGGTGLVGSRVIQRALESGIPTMALVRSPAEAEFLAEQGAELIEADLTDYKTLKDVLRGVTIVVHTAAKVGDWGAIDEYRKTNVGGLEYLLTALEEQCLIKHFIHISSLGVYEARDHFGTDETEPPHTAGIDGYTLSKIEAEQLLQKHSLPYTILRPGFIYGPRDRTVLPRILERLKSGQFAYLGTPENLMNNTYVEHLVDAIFLSLFNEESLSQIYNITDITLVTKREFISTIAELARYPIPKKVVPLTIARNLARVLEGLWKFLGKKQAPILSQARIKFLGLNLDFSTQKAQQELDYHPKKSFQQAMTETMDWFRENHKLP, translated from the coding sequence ATGACTGTGGAATCGGAAGAGAAACTGTTGGTAACAGGCGGGACAGGCCTGGTTGGCAGTCGCGTGATTCAACGCGCACTGGAATCAGGAATTCCGACAATGGCCCTGGTGCGTTCACCGGCAGAGGCAGAGTTCTTAGCAGAGCAGGGGGCCGAGCTGATCGAAGCGGATCTCACAGACTATAAAACACTCAAAGATGTACTACGCGGCGTGACAATTGTCGTGCACACGGCTGCAAAGGTAGGCGACTGGGGAGCGATCGACGAATATCGGAAAACCAACGTCGGCGGGCTGGAATATTTACTGACCGCACTCGAGGAACAATGTCTGATCAAACATTTCATTCACATCAGTTCGCTCGGCGTGTATGAAGCCCGCGATCATTTTGGTACCGATGAAACTGAGCCGCCTCATACCGCTGGCATCGATGGTTACACGCTCAGTAAAATCGAAGCCGAGCAGCTTCTGCAAAAGCATTCTCTCCCATACACAATTCTACGTCCCGGATTTATTTACGGCCCGCGCGATCGTACCGTCTTACCGCGTATTCTGGAGCGCTTGAAATCAGGACAGTTCGCATACCTCGGCACTCCCGAGAACCTGATGAATAATACCTACGTCGAACATCTGGTCGACGCTATTTTTCTGTCTCTATTCAACGAAGAATCGCTCAGCCAGATTTATAATATCACAGACATCACTCTGGTCACGAAACGGGAATTCATCTCTACCATTGCTGAGCTGGCTCGGTATCCAATCCCCAAAAAAGTCGTTCCGCTTACAATTGCGAGGAATCTGGCCCGGGTGCTGGAAGGCCTCTGGAAATTCCTCGGAAAAAAACAGGCCCCCATCCTCTCACAGGCACGCATCAAGTTCCTGGGGCTGAACCTGGACTTCAGCACACAAAAAGCCCAGCAAGAACTCGATTATCACCCCAAAAAGTCGTTTCAACAGGCAATGACGGAAACCATGGACTGGTTTCGCGAAAACCACAAGCTCCCGTAG
- a CDS encoding segregation and condensation protein A, which yields MTTAQYRVDLNIYSGPLDLLLYLIRRNELDILDLPIARITASFNEFLDVLELIDLDLVGDFIVMASTLTEIKSRMVLPRAEEEEIAEVIDDPRSDLIQQLLEYKKFKDAANALEEHAAEWQEHYPRLTDERPKSGKDPSEDLIKEVELWDLVSALARVVKRKEVEEQSSITYDDTPISTYVELIGARVREEQRVAFSDFFEGEKLRSRIIGIFLAILELLRHHQFRAEQPVEYSEIWVMPPMTDAGESDSNETDELDASQDGVVQAEGVEEATASSEDLPEVEPPAGETASED from the coding sequence ATGACGACTGCGCAATACCGGGTCGATCTGAATATATACAGTGGTCCATTGGACTTACTGTTGTATTTGATTCGACGTAATGAACTGGACATTCTCGACCTGCCCATCGCTCGAATTACGGCATCTTTTAACGAGTTTCTCGATGTTCTGGAATTGATTGATCTGGATTTGGTTGGCGATTTCATCGTGATGGCCAGCACGCTGACCGAAATCAAAAGCCGAATGGTTTTGCCTCGCGCGGAAGAAGAAGAAATTGCTGAGGTCATTGATGATCCTCGTAGCGATTTGATTCAGCAGTTATTGGAATATAAAAAGTTCAAGGATGCAGCCAATGCGCTGGAAGAACACGCAGCGGAATGGCAGGAACACTATCCTCGTCTAACGGATGAGCGTCCGAAATCAGGGAAAGATCCTTCCGAAGACTTGATTAAAGAAGTCGAGCTGTGGGACCTGGTCAGTGCGCTAGCGCGGGTTGTCAAGCGCAAGGAAGTCGAAGAGCAGTCAAGCATTACCTATGATGATACGCCGATTTCGACTTATGTCGAACTGATTGGTGCCCGTGTTCGTGAAGAACAACGAGTTGCATTCAGTGACTTCTTTGAAGGGGAAAAACTACGCAGCCGGATTATTGGTATTTTCCTGGCGATTCTGGAATTGTTGCGACATCATCAATTTCGGGCAGAGCAGCCTGTAGAATACAGCGAAATCTGGGTTATGCCTCCTATGACGGATGCCGGTGAGTCAGATTCGAATGAAACGGATGAACTGGATGCGAGCCAGGATGGTGTTGTGCAAGCGGAAGGTGTGGAGGAAGCGACCGCATCCTCGGAAGATCTGCCTGAAGTAGAACCCCCTGCTGGTGAAACAGCGTCTGAAGATTAA